From a region of the Neobacillus niacini genome:
- the solA gene encoding N-methyl-L-tryptophan oxidase — translation MNLKEEAYFDVAIIGAGTMGIAAGAFLAQQKVNTVLIDAFDPPHHHGSHHGDTRMIRHAYGEGRQYVTLVKRAQQLWEELEQHTTYKIFEKTGVLGLGPKDSSFLQETIEAANKYDLPLDILNSKEIKERWPGFSVPDHFIGCFESESGLIYSENAIKAYKEIAINNGAKLVTNTPVQQIEMEDMDNIKISTENQVYYAKKVIVTAGAWVAKLLPDLNLPIQPTRKAFGWFDAPADLYDIANFPSFYLEDDTNMCYGFPCKDGAGLKIGRSDGGQAIDPNQHKQNFGQYETDEEELRFFLRTYMPKANGELKQGKTCLYTISSDNHFIIDYHPEHENIIIACGFSGHGFKFGSVMGEVLGQLAQKGKSSFDISLFSLKRFDL, via the coding sequence ATGAACTTGAAAGAAGAAGCCTATTTTGATGTAGCAATTATTGGTGCTGGTACAATGGGAATAGCTGCCGGTGCCTTTTTAGCTCAACAGAAAGTAAATACTGTGTTAATCGATGCTTTCGACCCACCACATCATCATGGAAGCCATCACGGAGATACCCGTATGATTCGACATGCTTATGGTGAAGGCAGACAGTATGTAACATTAGTAAAACGTGCACAACAATTATGGGAGGAATTAGAACAGCACACCACCTATAAAATCTTTGAAAAAACCGGTGTTCTTGGATTAGGTCCAAAAGACTCTTCCTTTCTTCAAGAAACGATTGAGGCTGCTAATAAATATGATTTGCCATTAGATATCCTAAATAGCAAAGAAATAAAAGAAAGATGGCCTGGTTTTTCCGTACCAGATCATTTTATTGGTTGTTTTGAGTCAGAGTCAGGCCTCATCTATAGTGAGAATGCCATTAAAGCTTATAAAGAAATCGCCATTAATAATGGAGCAAAACTTGTTACAAATACACCCGTACAGCAAATTGAGATGGAAGATATGGACAATATAAAAATCTCAACTGAAAACCAGGTTTATTATGCGAAAAAAGTGATTGTTACAGCAGGGGCATGGGTAGCCAAACTATTACCAGACTTAAATCTCCCTATTCAGCCAACCCGTAAAGCCTTCGGCTGGTTTGACGCCCCTGCAGACCTTTACGATATCGCCAACTTCCCCTCTTTTTACTTAGAGGACGATACGAATATGTGTTATGGATTTCCTTGCAAAGATGGAGCAGGCCTTAAGATAGGAAGATCAGATGGAGGTCAAGCTATTGATCCTAACCAACACAAACAGAACTTTGGTCAATACGAAACAGATGAAGAGGAACTAAGATTCTTCCTCCGAACCTATATGCCTAAAGCAAATGGAGAATTAAAACAAGGAAAAACATGCTTATATACCATCTCAAGTGACAATCACTTTATCATTGATTATCACCCTGAACATGAAAATATCATCATTGCATGCGGTTTTTCCGGCCATGGCTTTAAGTTTGGAAGCGTTATGGGAGAAGTGCTCGGCCAACTGGCGCAAAAAGGGAAAAGTAGTTTTGATATTTCTTTATTCTCTCTTAAGAGATTTGATTTGTAA
- the rlmD gene encoding 23S rRNA (uracil(1939)-C(5))-methyltransferase RlmD: MKKTIPVKKNDYIDVVFEDLAHDGAGVAKVEGFPLFIPNGLPGEKAQVKVIKVNKGYGFGRLIEIYEKSPYRVEVPNSEIHKYGGCQLEHISYEGQLKYKENQVRQVLTRIGKLEDVIVHPILGMDNPWHYRNKAQVPVGEKDGKLIAGFFKPRSHEIVDTDESLIQLPEINEAVQAVKEICSGLGISAYQEESHKGVLRHIMARYGQQTGELMVVLVTRTTDIPNKDKLVEEIVARLPKVKSIVHNVNSRRTNVILGEKTAVLWGNEVIYDTIGDVKFAISALSFYQVNPVQTKVLYEKALEYAGLSGEESVIDAYCGIGTISLFLAQKAKKVFGVEVVPEAIEDAKRNAELNGMTNVEFAAGEAEVVIPKWYKEGNSADVLVVDPPRKGCDETFLQTIIDMKPKKVVYVSCNPATLARDLRILEDGGYKTVEVQPVDMFPQTTHVECVSQLVLK, encoded by the coding sequence ATGAAGAAGACAATACCGGTTAAAAAAAATGATTATATAGATGTGGTATTTGAAGATTTAGCTCACGATGGTGCAGGGGTAGCAAAGGTGGAAGGCTTTCCGTTGTTCATACCAAACGGACTGCCTGGCGAAAAGGCGCAGGTTAAAGTGATTAAAGTGAACAAGGGATACGGCTTCGGGCGTTTGATTGAAATTTATGAAAAAAGCCCATACCGCGTAGAAGTTCCTAATAGTGAGATTCATAAATATGGCGGCTGTCAGCTGGAGCACATCAGCTATGAAGGACAGCTGAAATATAAAGAGAACCAAGTGCGTCAGGTGCTGACAAGGATCGGAAAACTTGAGGACGTAATTGTCCACCCAATCTTAGGGATGGACAACCCATGGCATTACCGAAATAAAGCTCAGGTACCTGTTGGTGAAAAGGATGGAAAGTTGATTGCTGGGTTTTTCAAGCCTAGAAGCCATGAAATTGTAGATACTGATGAAAGTTTGATACAACTTCCTGAAATAAACGAAGCTGTTCAGGCAGTGAAGGAAATATGCAGTGGGCTAGGGATATCAGCTTATCAAGAAGAGTCACATAAAGGTGTTCTGCGACACATTATGGCTCGTTATGGACAACAAACAGGGGAACTAATGGTGGTGCTTGTTACCAGAACCACGGATATTCCAAACAAAGACAAACTAGTTGAGGAAATTGTTGCTCGTCTTCCGAAGGTTAAGTCGATTGTACATAACGTTAATTCAAGGCGTACAAATGTAATCCTCGGCGAAAAAACAGCCGTCCTTTGGGGTAATGAAGTCATCTATGACACGATTGGTGATGTGAAATTTGCCATTTCTGCTCTATCTTTTTATCAGGTAAATCCTGTTCAAACGAAGGTTCTTTATGAAAAGGCACTTGAGTATGCGGGGTTAAGTGGGGAAGAGTCAGTCATTGATGCCTACTGTGGTATCGGAACGATATCCTTATTTTTAGCCCAAAAGGCAAAGAAGGTATTCGGAGTAGAAGTTGTTCCAGAGGCGATTGAGGATGCAAAACGAAATGCAGAGCTTAATGGAATGACGAATGTGGAGTTTGCAGCAGGGGAAGCAGAGGTTGTGATTCCTAAGTGGTATAAAGAAGGGAATTCAGCTGATGTGCTCGTCGTGGACCCGCCGCGGAAGGGCTGTGATGAGACATTTTTGCAAACGATTATTGACATGAAACCGAAAAAGGTGGTTTATGTATCCTGTAACCCAGCTACCTTGGCTCGGGATTTGAGGATCTTAGAAGATGGTGGGTATAAAACTGTGGAAGTGCAACCTGTGGATATGTTTCCGCAGACGACACACGTGGAGTGCGTGTCGCAGTTAGTGTTGAAATAG
- a CDS encoding amino acid ABC transporter permease, whose protein sequence is MENLLDIHFLIESFPAIVTRLPITIGIAVGSLIISLFIGLTTALIKIYRVPVLKTISSFYVSFVRGTPLLVQIYLVFYGIPKVIYFFQTEYGWLLNIDVNIIAPEVYALLAFSINLGAYLSETIRSAIESVDRGQFEAAKAIGLSPTQMMLKIIFPQALSVAIPNLGNMFISTIKDTSLVFIIGVIDIMGQAKILGSRGLAFFEVYIAVSIIYWIICIIVERLLVIVEKRARRYERGVVS, encoded by the coding sequence ATGGAAAATTTATTGGATATTCATTTTTTAATAGAAAGCTTTCCTGCGATAGTTACAAGATTACCTATTACAATTGGAATTGCCGTGGGTTCGTTGATTATTAGTTTATTTATTGGGCTTACTACAGCACTGATAAAAATTTATCGAGTACCCGTATTAAAGACAATCTCTTCTTTTTATGTCTCCTTTGTTAGAGGAACCCCTCTCTTAGTGCAGATATATCTTGTGTTTTATGGAATACCAAAAGTGATTTACTTTTTTCAAACTGAATATGGATGGCTTCTGAATATTGATGTAAATATCATTGCACCGGAAGTATATGCTTTATTAGCCTTTTCAATTAATTTAGGTGCTTATTTGTCTGAAACGATACGATCAGCAATTGAATCTGTTGATCGTGGTCAGTTTGAGGCAGCTAAAGCTATAGGTTTGAGTCCCACTCAAATGATGCTGAAAATTATTTTCCCGCAGGCTTTATCGGTAGCCATACCTAATTTAGGTAACATGTTTATAAGTACAATTAAAGATACTTCTCTAGTCTTTATTATTGGAGTTATTGATATCATGGGACAAGCCAAAATTCTTGGTTCTCGAGGTTTAGCCTTTTTTGAAGTCTATATAGCAGTTTCTATTATTTATTGGATCATTTGTATTATAGTCGAGAGATTGCTAGTTATAGTAGAAAAGCGTGCCCGGAGATATGAAAGAGGGGTTGTCTCATGA
- a CDS encoding transporter substrate-binding domain-containing protein, with the protein MKKKSRLLLSSIALVGLVGILNGCSSKETTTADGTEEKVILVGTQNDYPPFAYADESNELIGYDIDVIKEIDERLEGYTFDFVATPWDSMFLALESNKIQAVADQVAKTSEREEKYLFTDESYFAAETVIVVKSGRTDIQTVEDLEGKKVGALAGDSYTLLLEQHNKKAENDIILKYSESGTPSEILQDVQNGRVDAYVNDPIMIHSVIEKYNLDLEVVGQPIVNDKIGIVFKDGKQGEELKGLIDPILKELKEDGTLADLSVKWTGGEYVPE; encoded by the coding sequence ATGAAAAAGAAATCTAGGTTATTGTTATCAAGTATTGCACTAGTAGGTTTGGTTGGTATATTAAATGGTTGTTCCTCTAAAGAAACAACGACAGCAGATGGAACGGAGGAAAAGGTTATTTTAGTTGGAACTCAAAATGATTATCCTCCTTTCGCTTATGCGGATGAAAGTAATGAACTTATCGGATATGATATCGACGTTATAAAAGAAATTGATGAAAGATTAGAGGGGTATACCTTTGATTTTGTTGCTACTCCATGGGACAGTATGTTTCTTGCACTAGAATCAAATAAAATTCAGGCAGTTGCCGACCAGGTGGCGAAAACATCTGAACGTGAAGAGAAGTACTTGTTTACAGACGAATCTTATTTTGCTGCAGAAACCGTTATTGTTGTGAAATCAGGTCGAACAGATATTCAAACAGTAGAAGATTTAGAGGGGAAAAAAGTTGGAGCTTTAGCTGGTGATTCTTATACATTATTACTTGAACAACATAATAAAAAAGCAGAAAATGATATTATTTTAAAATATAGCGAAAGTGGAACCCCTTCAGAAATTTTACAAGATGTACAAAATGGACGTGTGGATGCCTATGTAAATGACCCAATTATGATTCATTCTGTTATAGAAAAATATAATTTAGATTTAGAAGTTGTAGGACAGCCTATCGTAAATGATAAGATTGGGATTGTTTTTAAAGATGGAAAGCAGGGAGAAGAGTTAAAAGGATTAATTGATCCTATTCTAAAGGAACTCAAAGAAGACGGTACATTAGCTGACCTGTCAGTCAAATGGACGGGTGGAGAATACGTCCCTGAATAA